One genomic region from Diabrotica undecimpunctata isolate CICGRU unplaced genomic scaffold, icDiaUnde3 ctg00003249.1, whole genome shotgun sequence encodes:
- the LOC140432212 gene encoding uncharacterized protein: protein SVRSGSLLLTAANLAQIHNLQHPPDVEDPPPPTEASTRDQNIRYYLQSQSVDGIDHLPPSIDINKKKEPDTVSVASSTHFTVVNVNTRQRQPQRSFCRKHQLTILVLTMSTIFTIGIMAAILLLELRAQNQRY from the exons AGCGTACGATCTGGTTCACTTCTTCTAACAGCAGCCAATCTAGCCCAAATCCATAATCTTCAACATCCGCCCGATGTCGAAGACCCCCCACCACCGACGGAGGCTTCGACGCGTGACCAAAATATCCGCTATTATCTCCAAAGCCAATCCGTAGACGGTATCGATCACCTGCCGCCATCTATCGACATCAATAAGAAGAAAGAACCAGACACCGTGTCGGTAGCCAGCAGTACGCATTTCACGGTTGTCAACGTCAACACTAGGCAAAGACAGCCCCAGAGGAGTTTCTGTAGGAAGCACCAGTTGACGATTTTGGTACTGACGATGTCTACTATATTTACTATAGGAATTATGGCGGCCATATTGCTTTTAGAAT TGAGGGCCCAGAATCAAAGGTATTGA